The genomic region TTCAAAGAAGCAATTCCTGAAACTATTGTTAGTGCAGATAAAGATGTAATTCGGGACTTTCTGGAAAAGAAAGGCACAACAGTTATTAAGCCCTTAGGTAACAAGGCCGGGGAAGGAATATTGATTGTGCAGGCAGGCGATCGCAATTTTAATTCCATAGTTGAGATCAGCACCATGCGGGGGCGATTGCCAGTCATGGTGCAAACCTATTTGCCAGAGGCGAAAAATGGGGACAAGCGGATCATTTTAATTAATGGTCAACCTATGGGGGCGCTCAACCGTCTAGCTAGTGGCAATGATTTTCGCAATAACATGGCTGCGGGTGGTACGGTGGCAAAAACAGAAATTAGCACCAGAGAGGAAGAAATTTGTCAACTATTAGCCCACAAACTGTGTCAGGATGGGTTAATTTTTGTTGGTATTGACATCATTGGTGGCTATTTGACAGAGGTCAATGTTACCAGTCCCACAGGAATCAGGGAAATCGACCGTCTCAATGGCACTCATTTGTCTAGGGAAGTGTTGTCACTCATCATTGCGGGGATTGGGGCGTCTCCTTTGTAAAAAGTCTGGTATGTCTGGGAGCTTGGAGGGCGGGGGAGTTGTATCGGTTTTTAGTGGTTGATTAACCGGAGTTTGAGGTACTGGTTTTTTAGGTGGCGTACTAGGACCTCTGGAATTAATAGCAGTCTGGGGGGTGGCCACAGGAGCTTCTCCGGTAAAGCCAGTGGCAATCACAGTAATTCTCACCTCTCCTTGTAGTCTGTCATCAATTACCGCTCCAAAAATAATATTAGCATTGGGATCAACCACTTCATAAATAGTTTCTGCAGCTGCATTCACCTCATGGAGTGTGAGATCGCTGCCACCGGTAATATTAAACACTACCCCTCTAGCACCCTCAATGGAGGATTCTAGCAAAGGTGATGAAATGGCTGCAATTGCTGCTTCTCGGGCCCTGGATTTTCCAGAACTCACACCAATTCCCATCAAAGCAGATCCAGCATCAGCCATAACTGCTCGCACATCAGCGAAATCAACATTGACTAAACCTGGGATAGTAATGATATCAGAAATACCCTGCACCCCCTGACGCAATACATCATCAGCGTAGCGGAATGCCTCCTGTACGGGAGTTTGTTCAGGTATAACCTCTAAAAGTTTATTATTAGGGATAATAATTAAAGTATCTACTCGACTTTTTAACCCCTCAATACCCTGTTCTGCTTGACTAGTACGTCGTCGTCCCTCAAAGACGAATGGTCTAGTAACCACCCCCACTGTCAGGGCACCCATTTCCTTAGCTACTTCCGCCACTATGGGAGCCGCACCCGTACCTGTACCGCCCCCCATACCAGCAGTAATAAATACCAAATCTGCTCCCTCCAGAGCGGTAGCAATTTCATCACGGGACTCTTCCGCCGCCTTTTGACCAATGGAAGGATTACCCCCAGCACCTAGACCCCTAGTTAATTTTTGTCCGATTTGCAGACGACTTGATGCATTAGCCCAGGTTAGAGCCTGAGCATCGGTATTAATGGACCAAAATTCCACCCCGGTCACATCAGATTCAATCATCCGGTTCACTGCATTACCCCCGCCACCACCAACACCAATTACCTTAATATTGGCGACCCTTCCGGGAACAATTTCCCCAATCCGTTTAGCTTCCAACATCTTTGTATTATCACTACCCTGTCCTAAGTTTAGCCCGGAACCGCCAAAAGGATTACTAGAATTAACTGATAAGGATAACCCTGGGTGTCCAAAAGATTGGGAGTTTTTATAGGTAAGCTCTTGGTTATTATCAAGTGTCATAGTTTACAAAATTACGTGGATGATTTTTTATGCTGTTCTTAATCCGAAAATCAAACATAGAGTCAACTATAGCCTGTGAAAACTATTATCATCTATGGAAACAAATTATTCCACAAACAGTCTAATACCGAATGTGCAACCCTGAAAAAAATTGGTGGTTATTGATGCAATTGTACTAATGGGTAATCAGGACTTTGGATATCAATATACACTATTTCCCCAGA from Cylindrospermopsis curvispora GIHE-G1 harbors:
- the gshB gene encoding glutathione synthase produces the protein MKLAFIIDPIHQLDPCHDTSVALMEAAQILGHEVWITQVNLLNVIHSQAWALLQPIEITPVELVEGRWVAANPWYNLGQAVFAPLESMHAVFMRTDPPVNDSYLYATYILDYIDPGKTLVVNSPSGIRAANEKMYALQFKEAIPETIVSADKDVIRDFLEKKGTTVIKPLGNKAGEGILIVQAGDRNFNSIVEISTMRGRLPVMVQTYLPEAKNGDKRIILINGQPMGALNRLASGNDFRNNMAAGGTVAKTEISTREEEICQLLAHKLCQDGLIFVGIDIIGGYLTEVNVTSPTGIREIDRLNGTHLSREVLSLIIAGIGASPL
- the ftsZ gene encoding cell division protein FtsZ — protein: MTLDNNQELTYKNSQSFGHPGLSLSVNSSNPFGGSGLNLGQGSDNTKMLEAKRIGEIVPGRVANIKVIGVGGGGGNAVNRMIESDVTGVEFWSINTDAQALTWANASSRLQIGQKLTRGLGAGGNPSIGQKAAEESRDEIATALEGADLVFITAGMGGGTGTGAAPIVAEVAKEMGALTVGVVTRPFVFEGRRRTSQAEQGIEGLKSRVDTLIIIPNNKLLEVIPEQTPVQEAFRYADDVLRQGVQGISDIITIPGLVNVDFADVRAVMADAGSALMGIGVSSGKSRAREAAIAAISSPLLESSIEGARGVVFNITGGSDLTLHEVNAAAETIYEVVDPNANIIFGAVIDDRLQGEVRITVIATGFTGEAPVATPQTAINSRGPSTPPKKPVPQTPVNQPLKTDTTPPPSKLPDIPDFLQRRRPNPRNDE